A DNA window from Ipomoea triloba cultivar NCNSP0323 chromosome 10, ASM357664v1 contains the following coding sequences:
- the LOC116031879 gene encoding cullin-1-like isoform X1: MIRMTLEDGMNRLEEGVAKAMMMMDGYTASALFSSEEYMKYYDCVYLLCVQPPPNDYSWQLHERFKKVLQESIFLKVLPSLNDKNGAPLLSELLRLWANYKSMVKCLGGFYLYLDQRFSDRESAASLSEISVCCFHDMVCNAFLQKFIDAAILLITQDRNGQPTDQTFLQSLSNFFNEVGGKTRPFCYNKFEEAILVDTGNYYSQVAPEWLLNYSSAEYAFKAEQCLREERGRASKILHRPGVEKLLQIVHWKLVGEITNQLIEKQNAENLDASRYKEILEQCAKLNIG; the protein is encoded by the exons atgatCAGGATGACACTGGAAGATGGGATGAATAGATTGGAGGAGGGTGTTGCCAAagcgatgatgatgatggatgGTTACACTGCTAGTGCACTGTTTAGTTCAGAGGAATACATGAAGTATTATGA TTGTGTTTATCTTTTGTGTGTTCAACCGCCGCCAAATGACTACTCATGGCAGCTTCATGAAAGATTTAAGAAAGTTTTGCaagaaagtatttttttaaag GTTTTGCCATCCCTAAATGATAAAAATGGTGCTCCCCTGTTATCTGAACTTCTACGTTTATGGGCAAATTATAAATCAATGGTGAAATGCCTTGGGGGATTTTACTTGTACCTTGATCAGAGGTTTAGTGACCGCGAAAGTGCTGCATCCCTTTCTGAAATTTCAGTTTGCTGTTTCCATGACATG GTCTGTAATGCTTTCCTCCAAAAATTTATAGATGCTGCTATATTACTG ATCACACAAGATCGCAATGGGCAGCCAACTGACCAGACCTTTCTACAGAGTCTTTCAAACTTTTTCAATGAAGTTGGAGGGAAAACAAGACCATTCTGCTATAACAAGTTTGAGGAGGCAATACTTGTAGACACAGGCAATTACTACTCTCAAGTAGCTCCAGAATGGCTACTGAATTATTCTTCAGCAGAATATGCATTTAAG gcTGAACAGTGTTTGAGGGAGGAAAGAGGAAGAGCAAGTAAAATTTTGCATCGGCCTGGAGTAGAGAAGCTTCTACAG ATTGTGCACTGGAAGTTGGTTGGTGAAATTACAAATCAATTGATTGAAAAGCAAAATGCTGAGAATCTTGATGCATCAAGATATAAG GAAATACTTGAGCAATGTGCCAAATTAAACATTGGGTAA
- the LOC116031879 gene encoding cullin-1-like isoform X2, whose translation MIRMTLEDGMNRLEEGVAKAMMMMDGYTASALFSSEEYMKYYDCVYLLCVQPPPNDYSWQLHERFKKVLQESIFLKVLPSLNDKNGAPLLSELLRLWANYKSMVKCLGGFYLYLDQRFSDRESAASLSEISVCCFHDMITQDRNGQPTDQTFLQSLSNFFNEVGGKTRPFCYNKFEEAILVDTGNYYSQVAPEWLLNYSSAEYAFKAEQCLREERGRASKILHRPGVEKLLQIVHWKLVGEITNQLIEKQNAENLDASRYKEILEQCAKLNIG comes from the exons atgatCAGGATGACACTGGAAGATGGGATGAATAGATTGGAGGAGGGTGTTGCCAAagcgatgatgatgatggatgGTTACACTGCTAGTGCACTGTTTAGTTCAGAGGAATACATGAAGTATTATGA TTGTGTTTATCTTTTGTGTGTTCAACCGCCGCCAAATGACTACTCATGGCAGCTTCATGAAAGATTTAAGAAAGTTTTGCaagaaagtatttttttaaag GTTTTGCCATCCCTAAATGATAAAAATGGTGCTCCCCTGTTATCTGAACTTCTACGTTTATGGGCAAATTATAAATCAATGGTGAAATGCCTTGGGGGATTTTACTTGTACCTTGATCAGAGGTTTAGTGACCGCGAAAGTGCTGCATCCCTTTCTGAAATTTCAGTTTGCTGTTTCCATGACATG ATCACACAAGATCGCAATGGGCAGCCAACTGACCAGACCTTTCTACAGAGTCTTTCAAACTTTTTCAATGAAGTTGGAGGGAAAACAAGACCATTCTGCTATAACAAGTTTGAGGAGGCAATACTTGTAGACACAGGCAATTACTACTCTCAAGTAGCTCCAGAATGGCTACTGAATTATTCTTCAGCAGAATATGCATTTAAG gcTGAACAGTGTTTGAGGGAGGAAAGAGGAAGAGCAAGTAAAATTTTGCATCGGCCTGGAGTAGAGAAGCTTCTACAG ATTGTGCACTGGAAGTTGGTTGGTGAAATTACAAATCAATTGATTGAAAAGCAAAATGCTGAGAATCTTGATGCATCAAGATATAAG GAAATACTTGAGCAATGTGCCAAATTAAACATTGGGTAA
- the LOC116032864 gene encoding uncharacterized protein LOC116032864 yields the protein MWRILAVISQNLGNMGKSPRVADESMLAAAAEIPAAVLGRRRGRRVSVVVYGIFRAPLSLFSCLSRPPANGSMDGVWVTGDFAQMSEMNHLMVSDSMRYAILM from the coding sequence ATGTGGAGAATTCTTGCAGTCATAAGCCAGAACCTGGGGAACATGGGGAAGAGCCCGCGGGTGGCGGACGAGAGCATgctggcggcggcggcggagattCCGGCGGCGGTTTTAGGGCGGAGGAGAGGCCGCCGCGTTTCGGTTGTAGTTTATGGAATATTCCGGGCTCCGTTGTCGTTGTTTTCTTGCTTGAGCCGCCCTCCGGCCAACGGATCAATGGATGGGGTTTGGGTCACCGGAGATTTCGCGCAGATGTCGGAAATGAATCATCTCATGGTTAGTGATAGCATGCGTTATGCAATATTGatgtga